A genome region from Pseudomonas sp. N3-W includes the following:
- a CDS encoding DUF6402 family protein gives MAGTAVTATMTPASNKTGQCATATRKFRISDIPAAMDKMKWPTSAALMRHWFAGKPWSTPDGGMDDLTKGHRKEVPEQYIEDSIVKMSWIVTYERANEYLVKLRALWNSPNGQKQIGAAIRREYQDKPDGKYPIKFEGKARAAEKFGYSNTMPVTMSQLRIDVLDDLRGALANFNLRVIAEGEVVIVSKKIDFVVSRLGFYVEDSYDFGDGSDWFSQPLGFWNFDGTVIPPEAIARNVSINSNETAMVESGVMDPADVAEIFKELEGTRFYLVQNSDFVEYRQCHGKGGDFRVFSDILYENITPTTIAISG, from the coding sequence ATGGCGGGTACAGCAGTGACTGCAACCATGACTCCGGCGAGTAATAAAACTGGCCAGTGCGCGACGGCTACGCGCAAGTTCCGCATTTCTGACATACCGGCTGCAATGGACAAAATGAAATGGCCTACGTCCGCTGCTCTGATGCGTCATTGGTTCGCCGGCAAGCCATGGAGTACGCCGGACGGTGGTATGGATGACCTAACCAAGGGACATCGCAAGGAAGTTCCTGAGCAGTACATTGAAGACTCGATCGTTAAAATGAGTTGGATTGTTACTTATGAGCGTGCCAATGAGTATTTAGTAAAGTTGAGGGCGTTGTGGAATAGCCCAAATGGACAGAAGCAGATAGGCGCCGCAATACGTCGCGAGTATCAGGATAAACCGGATGGGAAGTATCCGATAAAATTTGAAGGAAAGGCGCGCGCGGCTGAGAAGTTTGGCTACTCCAATACAATGCCCGTGACAATGAGTCAGCTCAGAATCGATGTGCTGGATGATCTTAGAGGCGCACTCGCTAACTTTAATTTGAGAGTTATTGCTGAAGGCGAAGTTGTCATTGTTTCCAAAAAAATCGATTTCGTGGTTAGTCGACTAGGGTTTTATGTTGAAGATAGCTATGACTTTGGGGACGGGTCTGACTGGTTTAGTCAGCCTTTAGGCTTCTGGAATTTTGATGGCACTGTCATTCCACCTGAAGCCATTGCACGTAACGTCAGCATCAACTCCAATGAAACAGCTATGGTGGAAAGTGGGGTGATGGACCCTGCGGACGTTGCAGAGATATTCAAAGAACTGGAAGGCACGCGCTTTTACCTGGTCCAGAATAGTGATTTTGTGGAGTACCGACAGTGTCATGGCAAGGGCGGTGATTTTCGAGTCTTCTCGGACATTTTGTACGAGAACATTACTCCAACCACCATTGCGATTTCAGGTTGA
- a CDS encoding PAAR domain-containing protein: MSGKPAARVTDPTACPLPGHGTNPIAAGSGDVFFDGLPAARQGDASACGGALVGDLATTVLINGKAAATVGSVGTHGNKVTAGSGTVIIGNSHTPVPFVAPLPVDIKWPFNEHFVINCQDTGKPLVGVEYTLKTASGKIINGVTGADGKTQTVFSATAEAVELVIEQQTKVAIA, from the coding sequence ATGTCCGGCAAACCCGCAGCTCGCGTCACCGACCCTACTGCTTGCCCGCTCCCCGGCCACGGCACCAACCCGATCGCCGCCGGTTCCGGCGACGTCTTCTTCGACGGCCTCCCAGCTGCCCGCCAAGGCGATGCCTCGGCTTGTGGCGGCGCGCTGGTCGGCGACCTGGCGACCACCGTTTTGATCAACGGCAAAGCCGCCGCCACCGTCGGCTCCGTGGGGACGCATGGCAACAAAGTCACGGCGGGGTCCGGGACGGTGATTATCGGGAATTCGCATACACCGGTGCCGTTTGTGGCGCCGTTGCCGGTGGATATCAAGTGGCCGTTTAACGAGCACTTTGTGATCAATTGTCAGGACACGGGGAAACCGTTGGTCGGGGTTGAGTACACGCTTAAAACCGCTTCCGGAAAAATTATTAATGGCGTGACCGGGGCGGACGGCAAGACGCAGACCGTCTTTTCGGCAACAGCAGAAGCTGTTGAGTTAGTGATTGAGCAACAAACGAAGGTCGCGATTGCGTAA
- the tssE gene encoding type VI secretion system baseplate subunit TssE, with product MTGYGSLFERLGGDADKRVGWSREVSAMASVAAHLAKMLSTRAGSVQTLSDYGLPDLNDMRLSLHDSLSQARLAIESFIEAYEPRLSNVRVISLPRDHDQLRLSFSIEGLLEVDGFKRQVSFAARLDGSGQVKVN from the coding sequence ATGACTGGATACGGCAGCCTTTTCGAACGCCTGGGTGGCGACGCGGACAAACGCGTCGGCTGGAGCCGCGAGGTCTCCGCCATGGCGTCCGTGGCTGCCCATCTGGCCAAGATGCTCAGCACCCGTGCGGGCAGCGTGCAAACGCTGTCCGACTACGGGCTACCTGATCTCAATGACATGCGCCTGAGCCTGCACGACTCCCTGAGTCAGGCCCGCCTGGCCATCGAAAGCTTCATCGAAGCCTACGAACCGCGCCTGAGCAACGTGCGTGTCATCTCCCTGCCGCGTGATCACGATCAGCTTCGCCTGTCCTTCAGCATCGAAGGCCTGCTGGAAGTTGATGGTTTCAAGCGTCAGGTCAGTTTCGCCGCGCGCCTGGATGGCAGCGGTCAAGTAAAGGTCAACTAA
- the tssC gene encoding type VI secretion system contractile sheath large subunit, which yields MSTSAAQQKSAENGEYSILDSIIAETRLTPDDEAYDIAKRGVSAFIEELLKPQNNGEPVKKAMVDRMIAEIDAKLSRQMDEILHHPDFQALESSWRGLQLLVDRTNFRENIKIEILNVSKEDLLDDFEDSPEVMQAGLYKHIYTAEYGQFGGQPVGAIIANYFMSPSSPDVKLMQYVSSVACMSHAPFIAAAGPKFFGLESFTGLPDLKDLKDHFEGPQFAKWQSFRQSEDSRYVGLTVPRFLLRNPYDPEENPVKSFVYKETVANSHEHYLWGNTAYAFGTKLTDSFAKFRWCPNIIGPQSGGAVEDLPLHHFESMGEIETKIPTEVLVSDRREYELAEEGFISLTMRKGSDNAAFFSASSVQKPKFFGISAEGKAAELNYKLGTQLPYMMIVNRLAHYLKVLQREQLGSWKERTDLELELNKWIRQYVADQENPSAEVRGRRPLRAAQIIVSDVEGEPGWYRVSLNVRPHFKYMGADFTLSLVGKLDKE from the coding sequence ATGAGCACTAGCGCAGCACAGCAAAAGAGCGCCGAGAACGGCGAGTACAGCATTCTCGACAGCATCATCGCCGAAACCCGCCTGACCCCGGACGACGAAGCCTACGACATCGCCAAGCGCGGTGTTTCGGCGTTCATCGAAGAGCTGCTCAAGCCGCAGAACAACGGTGAGCCGGTCAAGAAAGCCATGGTTGACCGCATGATCGCCGAGATCGATGCCAAGCTCAGCCGTCAGATGGACGAAATCCTGCACCACCCGGACTTCCAGGCCCTGGAATCGTCGTGGCGTGGCCTGCAGTTGCTGGTCGACCGCACCAACTTCCGCGAAAACATCAAGATCGAAATCCTCAACGTCTCCAAAGAAGACCTGCTGGACGACTTCGAAGACTCGCCGGAAGTGATGCAGGCTGGCCTGTACAAGCACATCTACACCGCTGAATACGGCCAGTTCGGTGGTCAGCCGGTTGGCGCGATCATCGCCAACTACTTCATGTCCCCAAGCTCGCCGGACGTGAAACTGATGCAGTACGTGTCCAGCGTAGCCTGCATGTCCCACGCGCCGTTCATCGCCGCTGCCGGCCCGAAATTCTTCGGCCTGGAAAGCTTCACCGGCCTGCCGGACCTGAAGGATCTGAAAGATCACTTCGAAGGCCCGCAATTCGCCAAATGGCAGAGCTTCCGCCAGTCGGAAGACTCGCGTTACGTTGGCCTGACCGTGCCGCGTTTCCTGCTGCGTAACCCGTACGATCCGGAAGAAAACCCGGTCAAATCGTTCGTGTACAAAGAAACCGTCGCCAACAGCCACGAACACTACCTGTGGGGCAACACCGCCTACGCGTTCGGCACCAAACTGACCGACAGCTTCGCCAAATTCCGCTGGTGCCCGAACATCATCGGCCCGCAGAGCGGCGGCGCAGTTGAAGACCTGCCGTTGCACCATTTCGAAAGCATGGGCGAAATCGAAACCAAGATCCCGACCGAGGTTCTGGTTTCCGACCGTCGTGAATACGAACTGGCCGAGGAAGGCTTCATCTCCCTGACCATGCGCAAAGGCTCCGACAACGCGGCGTTCTTCTCCGCCAGCTCGGTGCAGAAGCCGAAGTTCTTCGGCATCAGCGCAGAAGGCAAGGCTGCAGAGCTGAACTACAAGCTCGGCACCCAACTGCCGTACATGATGATCGTCAACCGCCTGGCTCACTACTTGAAAGTGCTGCAGCGCGAGCAACTCGGTTCGTGGAAAGAACGTACCGACCTCGAGCTGGAACTCAACAAGTGGATTCGCCAGTACGTGGCCGACCAGGAAAACCCAAGCGCCGAAGTTCGTGGCCGTCGTCCACTGCGCGCTGCCCAGATCATCGTCAGCGATGTCGAAGGCGAGCCTGGCTGGTACCGCGTCAGCCTGAACGTGCGCCCGCACTTCAAGTACATGGGTGCCGATTTCACCCTGTCGCTGGTTGGCAAGCTGGACAAAGAGTAA
- the tssB gene encoding type VI secretion system contractile sheath small subunit has protein sequence MAKEGSVAPKERINVTFKPATGGAQEEIELPLKLLAIGDYTHRKDERKVEDRKPISIDKMTFDEVLAKQELQLTLSVPNRLQEESDTEELAVKLRVNSMKDFNPASLVEQVPELKALMELRDALVALKGPLGNAPAFRKAIEGVLADDESRGRVLGELGLNAAAQDA, from the coding sequence ATGGCCAAAGAAGGCTCGGTAGCCCCCAAGGAACGCATCAACGTCACCTTCAAACCCGCCACCGGCGGTGCTCAGGAAGAGATTGAACTGCCGCTGAAACTGCTGGCAATCGGTGACTACACCCACCGCAAGGACGAGCGCAAAGTCGAAGATCGCAAGCCGATCAGCATCGACAAGATGACTTTCGACGAAGTCCTCGCCAAGCAAGAGCTGCAACTGACACTGAGCGTACCGAACCGTCTTCAGGAAGAAAGCGACACTGAAGAACTGGCCGTGAAACTGCGCGTCAACTCGATGAAGGACTTCAACCCGGCCAGCCTGGTTGAGCAAGTGCCTGAGCTCAAGGCCCTGATGGAGCTGCGCGACGCGCTGGTGGCCCTCAAAGGTCCGCTGGGTAACGCGCCTGCGTTCCGCAAAGCCATCGAAGGCGTTCTCGCCGACGACGAATCCCGCGGTCGCGTACTGGGTGAGCTGGGCCTGAACGCCGCAGCCCAGGACGCCTGA
- the tssA gene encoding type VI secretion system protein TssA, translating to MSYSSKLSAHYLELAKASVSKENFAGEDVRFSGEFEALESELAKASSMHESGQIDWLKIRENSESLLRTQSKDLRVGAWLTWALYQRESFQGLLAGLGLLHHLSENHWAEVHPNKARTRSAAISWLVPRLEQVLNENVAIKEQLPLFRRLVEHLEGLDAACTEHLGDDAPLLLPISRRLKNMVQRAADNQPEPGVVGAAVAQVKQAATQLFTPGAPIDNEKEAHKALRAQQESARPLCAWWLKQKATDLRALRLNRTLLWLPIDAVPERNAEQITVLRGLPADKLKVYQDRFDQGKYADLLVELEASLAKAPFWFDGQRMVWECLQGLNAEMAMREVEIHFALLIQRLPGIVELRYHDGAPFADPATRAWISASVMPHLQTASAPRKVEVADTQPAWELALEEVLPILRKDGLKAAVQVLKQGLQAAQGGRVRFFWQFALARLCFMAKKYELAKTQLETLDQTLQDSGLNAWEPDLALEVLHLLHSCCELLPQNHAVRERKEEIYRRLCHLDLEVVLE from the coding sequence ATGTCCTACTCAAGCAAACTTTCGGCTCATTACCTCGAACTCGCAAAAGCCTCTGTTTCCAAAGAGAATTTCGCGGGCGAGGACGTTCGCTTTTCGGGCGAATTCGAGGCCCTGGAAAGTGAGCTGGCCAAAGCCTCGTCCATGCACGAAAGCGGTCAGATCGACTGGCTGAAAATCCGCGAAAACAGTGAAAGTCTGTTGCGTACCCAGTCCAAGGATTTGCGGGTCGGCGCTTGGTTGACGTGGGCTCTGTACCAACGTGAATCGTTTCAGGGACTGCTGGCCGGTCTCGGTTTGCTGCACCATTTGTCGGAAAATCATTGGGCCGAAGTTCACCCCAACAAGGCCCGTACCCGATCCGCCGCCATCAGCTGGCTGGTGCCGCGTCTTGAGCAGGTGCTGAACGAAAACGTTGCGATCAAAGAGCAACTGCCGCTGTTCCGCCGTCTGGTCGAACACCTTGAAGGTCTCGATGCCGCTTGCACCGAGCACTTGGGCGATGACGCGCCGTTGTTGCTGCCTATTTCCCGCCGCCTGAAAAACATGGTGCAACGCGCCGCTGACAACCAGCCGGAACCCGGTGTGGTAGGCGCCGCCGTGGCTCAGGTCAAGCAGGCCGCGACGCAGCTGTTCACCCCCGGCGCACCGATCGACAACGAAAAAGAAGCCCACAAAGCCCTGCGCGCCCAGCAGGAGAGTGCTCGTCCGTTGTGTGCGTGGTGGCTCAAGCAAAAAGCCACTGACCTGCGTGCCCTGCGCCTCAACCGCACGCTGCTGTGGCTGCCCATTGATGCGGTGCCCGAACGCAATGCCGAGCAGATCACCGTGCTGCGCGGGTTGCCGGCGGACAAGCTCAAGGTCTATCAGGATCGCTTCGATCAGGGCAAATACGCCGACCTGCTGGTGGAACTGGAGGCGAGCCTGGCGAAGGCACCGTTCTGGTTCGATGGCCAGCGAATGGTCTGGGAATGCCTGCAAGGGCTGAACGCCGAGATGGCAATGCGCGAAGTGGAGATCCACTTCGCGCTTTTGATTCAGCGCCTGCCCGGCATTGTCGAATTGCGCTACCACGATGGCGCCCCGTTTGCCGATCCGGCCACCCGCGCCTGGATCAGCGCCAGCGTCATGCCACACCTGCAGACCGCCAGTGCGCCGCGCAAGGTCGAAGTCGCCGACACCCAGCCGGCCTGGGAACTGGCCCTGGAAGAAGTCCTGCCGATTCTGCGCAAGGACGGCCTCAAGGCCGCCGTGCAGGTTCTCAAGCAGGGCTTGCAGGCTGCCCAGGGAGGGCGGGTGCGATTCTTCTGGCAGTTCGCCCTCGCGCGGCTGTGCTTCATGGCCAAGAAATACGAACTGGCCAAGACCCAACTCGAAACACTGGACCAAACATTACAGGACTCAGGCCTGAACGCCTGGGAGCCCGATCTTGCGCTGGAAGTGCTGCATCTGCTGCATAGCTGCTGCGAGTTGTTACCGCAGAACCATGCAGTGCGTGAACGCAAGGAAGAGATTTATCGCAGGCTGTGCCACCTCGATCTCGAAGTGGTACTCGAATAG
- a CDS encoding DUF2388 domain-containing protein yields MAQEHLIHLGDKTICGNKLTARPYRKSAVALGCCWIALFTIVSSASVRAEGCVGVGCLAKGGPLEFSMLTGFGLLFTTTGPFISTSDATKNGPSKHYTQAVKDDAAAYLATDGNLDGPMLESAWRKYLEQHANLQPSKKEFAHMVLATYG; encoded by the coding sequence ATGGCTCAGGAACATCTCATCCATCTGGGGGACAAGACCATCTGTGGTAACAAGTTGACTGCTCGGCCCTATAGAAAATCGGCGGTTGCCTTGGGATGCTGCTGGATTGCCCTGTTCACAATCGTATCTAGCGCTTCTGTTCGAGCTGAAGGATGTGTCGGTGTTGGCTGCCTGGCGAAGGGCGGCCCCCTTGAGTTTTCGATGCTGACTGGGTTCGGGCTGCTCTTCACAACGACCGGCCCATTCATTTCGACCTCAGACGCCACTAAAAACGGACCTTCGAAACATTACACCCAGGCGGTGAAGGACGATGCCGCGGCTTATCTCGCTACGGACGGCAATCTCGATGGACCCATGCTTGAATCTGCATGGCGCAAGTACTTGGAGCAGCACGCTAATCTTCAGCCAAGCAAGAAGGAGTTTGCTCACATGGTATTAGCTACCTATGGATGA
- a CDS encoding HU family DNA-binding protein, giving the protein MRKPELAAAIAEKADLTKEQANRVLNAVLEEITGALHRKDSVTLVGFGTFLQRHRGARTGKNPQTGEPVKIKASNTVAFKPGKSLKDSVNP; this is encoded by the coding sequence ATGCGTAAACCAGAACTCGCCGCTGCAATCGCAGAAAAAGCAGATCTCACCAAAGAGCAAGCCAACCGCGTACTCAACGCCGTTCTCGAAGAAATCACCGGCGCTCTGCACCGCAAGGACAGCGTCACGCTTGTGGGCTTCGGTACTTTCCTGCAACGCCACCGCGGTGCCCGCACCGGCAAAAACCCGCAAACCGGTGAGCCAGTGAAAATCAAGGCCAGCAACACCGTTGCGTTCAAGCCGGGCAAATCGTTGAAAGACAGTGTTAATCCATAA
- a CDS encoding NAD(P)/FAD-dependent oxidoreductase produces MNAPVVIIGTGLAGYNLAREFRKLDSETPLLLITADDGRSYSKPMLSTGFGKNKDADGLSMAEPGAMAEQLKAEVRTHTRISGIDPGHKRLWIGEESVVYRDLILAWGAETVRVPIQGDGADAVFPINDLEDYARFRAAAAGKRRVLLLGAGLIGCEFANDLILGGYEVQLVAPCEQVMPTLLHPAAAAAVQAGLESLGARFHLGPVLNRLERVADGLEAHLSDGQVIPCDVVVSAIGLRPRIDLAAAAGVQVNRGVVVDRHLKTSHANIYALGDCAEVDGLNLLYVMPLMSCARALAQTLAGNLTAVSYGPMPITVKTPVCPLVVSPPPRGAEGVWTVEGQGGDIKVLCRDDAGKLLGYALTGAAVMEKLALNKELPALLA; encoded by the coding sequence GATCACTGCCGATGACGGGCGCTCTTACTCCAAGCCGATGCTGTCCACCGGCTTCGGTAAAAACAAGGACGCCGACGGCCTGAGCATGGCCGAACCCGGCGCCATGGCCGAGCAGTTGAAGGCTGAAGTGCGCACCCATACGCGCATCAGCGGCATCGATCCGGGCCACAAGCGCCTGTGGATTGGCGAAGAGTCAGTCGTCTACCGCGACCTGATCCTGGCCTGGGGCGCGGAAACCGTGCGCGTGCCGATCCAGGGCGACGGCGCAGATGCCGTCTTCCCGATCAACGACCTGGAAGACTATGCGCGTTTTCGGGCAGCGGCAGCGGGCAAGCGCCGGGTGCTGTTGCTGGGCGCGGGCCTGATTGGCTGCGAGTTTGCCAACGATCTGATCCTGGGGGGTTATGAGGTGCAGCTGGTGGCGCCTTGCGAACAAGTCATGCCGACCCTGCTGCACCCGGCGGCGGCCGCTGCGGTTCAGGCCGGGCTGGAAAGCCTGGGCGCGCGCTTCCACCTCGGGCCGGTGCTCAATCGCCTGGAGCGAGTGGCTGACGGCCTGGAAGCGCATCTGTCCGATGGCCAGGTCATCCCGTGTGATGTGGTGGTGTCGGCCATTGGCCTGCGTCCGCGTATCGACCTGGCCGCTGCGGCGGGTGTGCAGGTCAACCGTGGCGTAGTGGTAGACCGTCACCTGAAAACGTCCCACGCCAATATTTACGCCCTGGGCGATTGCGCCGAGGTCGATGGGCTGAATCTGCTGTACGTCATGCCCCTGATGAGCTGTGCGAGAGCGCTGGCGCAAACACTGGCCGGCAATCTGACGGCGGTGAGCTACGGCCCGATGCCAATCACCGTCAAAACCCCGGTCTGCCCGCTGGTGGTTTCCCCGCCACCACGGGGCGCAGAGGGTGTCTGGACGGTCGAAGGGCAGGGCGGCGACATCAAGGTGCTATGCCGTGACGATGCCGGCAAATTGCTCGGTTACGCCCTGACAGGCGCGGCGGTGATGGAAAAACTCGCACTGAACAAAGAACTTCCGGCCCTGCTGGCTTAA